The DNA segment TCGCCGCTGCCCAACCCTTGGCGTTTCGAGCCTTCGGCTACGAAGCCGACGCCGATCCGGCGCTCACGCCGGATTCGGCCGCCGAAAACTGGCGGCAATTGCGGGCGGCCTGATCCGCTATTCGCCCCGTTTCCCTTCGCGGAGCCTCGCTCGAATCGTTTCCAAGCGCTGCGCCAGTTCCAACTCGAAGCCGCGTGGGACGGGGCGGTAGTATTCGCGGTCGACGCCGAGATAGTCCTGCGCCGCGACGCCTCCTGCGGCGTCGTGGGCGTATTCGTAGCCTTCACCGTGGCCCATCCGCTTCGCGCCGGCGTAATGCTGATCGCGCAAATGCACGGGCACAGGCAGCAATCTCCCTTCCTTGATATCGCGCCGCGCTTCGCCGATCGCCACCGTCGCGGCGTTTGACTTTGGCGCACAGGCCAGATACGTGACCGCTTGCGCCAGCGGTAGTTGGCACTCCGGGAGGCCGACGAATTCCGTCGCTTGCATGGCGGCCACGGCGATCGGCAGCGCTTGGGGGTCGGCGTTGCCGATATCCTCGCTGGCGCTGATGACAATGCGCCGCGCGAGGAAACGCACGTCTTCGCCTCCTTCTAACATGCGCGCGAGCCAGTAGATTGCCGCGTCCGGGTCGCTGCCGCGAATGCTCTTGATCAGCGCGCTCGCGGCGTCGTAGTGCGAATCGCCCGTCGCGTCGTATTCCACCGTTTTGCGCTGCACGCTCTCTTCGGCCAGCGCGCGGGTGAATCGCACCGGTTGCTCGTCGCTCGACAGCACACCGATTTCGAGCGCCGATAGCGCCCGGCGTGCATCGCCGTCGCTCACTTCGGCCAGGAACTCGAATGCGCCCGGCGCGACCTCGACGCGATGTTTTCCGAGTCCGCGTTCCACATCCGCCAACGCGCGTTTCAAGAGCGCGATGATGTCCTCGTTCGAGAGCGCCTCGAATTGAAACACACGGCTTCGGCTCACGAGCGCGCTGTTGATCGAGAAGAACGGGTTCTGCGTCGTCGCGCCCACGAGCACGACGCCGCCGTCCTCGACGTCCGGCAACAACACATCCTGCTGCGAGCGATTGAAGCGGTGGATTTCGTCGATAAACAGCAACGTCTTCCGCCCCTCGGCCGCGAGCCGATCTCGGGCTTGCTCCAACACTTCGCGCAATTCCTTCACGCCGCTCGTTACGGCATTGAGCTGCACAAAATGGCACTTGCTCTCAATCGCCAACAGCCGCGCCAACGTGGTCTTTCCAGTCCCCGGCGGTCCATAGAAAATCACCGAGCCAAGCCGATCGGCCTTGAGCAATCGCCGCAGCAACTTCCCTTCGCCAAGAAACTGCTGCTGCCCGGCGAACTCGCCGAGCGTCCGCGGCCGCATCCGCGCCGCAAGCGGCTCGGCCTGGCGGCGGTTATCGGCTTCGGCGGCTTCGAAGAGGGAGGGCATATGAATTACGCGGATTGAGCCAACACCAACCCGAAGCGCAAGCGAGGGGGAGCAACCGCACCAACTTAGCGCATCACCGCGCTGAGATCCGCACCCGCGCACTCACGTCTCACGCGAGCTACTTCGCCGCGAACTTCTTCACCGAAGTATACGAGCGTTGCGCCTTCAAGCACGTTGAGCGGAACGACTCCGGGTGCGGGACCGCGGCCAGGCGGAGGCTTTCCACTTTGCCTTTCGTGAAGACCATGTCGCCGCAGCGATACCAGCTCTGGCCGGGCTGAACGACGATTTGGATCTCGTCAAAATCCCCCAGCAGGCACCAGCGCTCGTCGACGCCCGCGAGCCCTTTCTGGATGATGACGCGACGATTGGTCAGCCGGTAGCGCCGGCAGCGGAAGGGCAGCAGATTGAAGAAATAGAGCTTGAGCGCGAGCGGAATCGACATCAGCACCCAGACGCGGCCGATCGACAGGTGCAACGGGCCGATCACCGTGTTGTTTTCGAAACGCCGGCCCAGCCACCGTCCCAAAGCGGTCACGGCAATGCTCGGCCACACCGTGGCGATGCCGACCTCGGACTGTTCCGGGGGTGAAACGCCTGTAATCGCTTGTTGCATGGGAACGACGACTCCAACCAGGAATGCTGCCGCGGCCCGGCAGGATAACCGCCACGCCAGGCTGGCCCCTTAGATTAGCACGCGCGGCCGGAAAATAAAGACCGGGAGCGGCTTCGCTCGTTCGGCGATTTTCGCCATTAAGCCCATGGAAGGCCACCGAGGTCGTTGGCGATAGCTACGCCTGCGAGGGCCTTCCCTGGGCTTGTCTCGCACGGCGCAGTTGTCTTGTTAGCCCGCCCGCGCTGCCCGTTGGGCCAAATCCCGAATCTCGCGCAACGCCGTGAGATGAGCCGTCGAAAATGCGGCGGTCGCTGGCTGATGCGCCGGCGCGGCATGGTGGTCATCCCCCAGGCCGCCGCTCGTGCTCTGCCGCAGTTGGCTCAGGATCAGGTCGCGAATTTCCCGGGCTTCCGCTACCCCTTCGATCAAACCAGAATGCCCGGCGCCGCCTTGCTGGCCGTGCGGACCTGGGGAACTCCCGCCCCCGCCGGCGGTCTCGACAACCACGTCGGCGATACCGAAAAACCGCTGCAGCGGCCCCTGGTCGATCTTCAGGTTTTGCACGTTTTCGTAGGTGATGGTCGTCTCGTTGATCACCCAGATCCCGCGGCGGATTCGCAGGCTGCGCTCGCTGAGCACGTACCACGTCGTGTCGTAGCGGAGGTGAATCGCAATGTACGCGAGGACGTCCGGCACAATGATCAGCGCCGCCATCGGAATCGCGATCAACGCGCCGATCAACGGCGACGCCACGGTGACGCCCAGCCAGACCGCGATCAGAATGCCATCGATGA comes from the Planctomycetia bacterium genome and includes:
- a CDS encoding PH domain-containing protein: MTTGRVEAASAWIYQGVWRVLVDWFRVPQDPPTLPSFAGDSVASFRPSEGFLRYMKFFFWLVLLIIDGILIAVWLGVTVASPLIGALIAIPMAALIIVPDVLAYIAIHLRYDTTWYVLSERSLRIRRGIWVINETTITYENVQNLKIDQGPLQRFFGIADVVVETAGGGGSSPGPHGQQGGAGHSGLIEGVAEAREIRDLILSQLRQSTSGGLGDDHHAAPAHQPATAAFSTAHLTALREIRDLAQRAARAG
- a CDS encoding PH domain-containing protein; this encodes MQQAITGVSPPEQSEVGIATVWPSIAVTALGRWLGRRFENNTVIGPLHLSIGRVWVLMSIPLALKLYFFNLLPFRCRRYRLTNRRVIIQKGLAGVDERWCLLGDFDEIQIVVQPGQSWYRCGDMVFTKGKVESLRLAAVPHPESFRSTCLKAQRSYTSVKKFAAK
- a CDS encoding replication-associated recombination protein A; the encoded protein is MPSLFEAAEADNRRQAEPLAARMRPRTLGEFAGQQQFLGEGKLLRRLLKADRLGSVIFYGPPGTGKTTLARLLAIESKCHFVQLNAVTSGVKELREVLEQARDRLAAEGRKTLLFIDEIHRFNRSQQDVLLPDVEDGGVVLVGATTQNPFFSINSALVSRSRVFQFEALSNEDIIALLKRALADVERGLGKHRVEVAPGAFEFLAEVSDGDARRALSALEIGVLSSDEQPVRFTRALAEESVQRKTVEYDATGDSHYDAASALIKSIRGSDPDAAIYWLARMLEGGEDVRFLARRIVISASEDIGNADPQALPIAVAAMQATEFVGLPECQLPLAQAVTYLACAPKSNAATVAIGEARRDIKEGRLLPVPVHLRDQHYAGAKRMGHGEGYEYAHDAAGGVAAQDYLGVDREYYRPVPRGFELELAQRLETIRARLREGKRGE